Sequence from the Fibrobacter sp. UWR2 genome:
CGTAGAGCGAAAGTTTGAGCGTGTTGTTCAGCAGTTCCTTTGAAATGCGGAAAGTCATTTCTGAGGAATTCTTTTCGGCGGCTAATTTGTCCGAATAATCAGCGATGTACTTGTGTAAATACTGCACCATGAAAGTCCAGTTGTCGCCGGCGTACCAGTCGATTCCACCGAGCGCATTGAACGTGTTCTTGCGGGCGTAATCGAGGTTGTTGGCATAACCGAGCGCTTCACCAAAGTATTCTGCAATTTCGGCACGCAGCACGAATTCGCCGACAGGCATCGAGAGGTCGCCTCCGATCATGGTCATGGTCTCATGAATGCCGTGGATGACAATAGAATCCTTGACGGGATCGTAGCCTACGACCGTAACGGGCGACTGGTTATGCGTATGGAGTGCCGAGATAGAGAAGTCTAGATTCGAGAGGAAAAACGAGACGCGCGTTCCGAAGTCGCCGTTCTTGAATTTGGCATCGGGACCATCCGGGAAATCGATGCTTGCTTTTTCGGGCAATTCAGGACGCCAGGGGTTTTCTTCTTGCATGGGCATCTGGAAGTATCGCGATACGGGCACGTAAACGATTTCGGCATTCACGCGCTCGCCGGGGTACTTAATGCGGAAACCGTCAACAGCCATACGCATGTCATCGTAATCACTCGACATGAATTCGGTGTAGTCTACAGGCGAAATCAAGTCGGTAACGCGAAGCCCGTCGGCAACGCCCCACACCACAATCTGGCGGCCCGCGCGTATTTCAAGAAAGTCATTCTGGTAGTTGAAATACGCCTCTTGCAACTGCACTCCGGTGCGGTCTTCGAGAATGCTGTTGTGCACGCCATTCAGGCTGGTGAACAAATAGGCGTTCTCGTAATCTACGCGAAGTTCTGCGCGCAGGCGCGTCCGCGACGTGGTAAAATCGTGCGGATGCTGCGTCTGGACGGCGTGATACGTGTCCACGAACCCGTTGAATTGAAACGGGGATTCCTGGGCAACAGCGGTCGCCGCCGCCACCCCAATCGCTAACCACCAGATTTTAGACATTGTTACAGTCCTCTTTCCAAGCGCGGCACGGTGAATGTCTTTGCGTCAAGCGGAATGTTGAACTTGATGTCGCCGAATTCAAGGAGCGTCTTGTGGTTGGTCTGCACGTTTTCCATGCTCATCTTGGCGATAGACCAGAATCCATCTACCTGAACCACGTTTTCGACTTTTAGCGAGCGGTGCAACTTGCCGAGCTTGTCGTAGTATTCCACCTTCGCTGCAATCAGGCAGTCCTTGCGAATCCAGGAAATTTTTTTCGAGAAGATTTCGTCGCCCTTTTTCGGCACGGATTCAACCACCCAACAATCGATTCCGTCGACCTTTTCTTCGCGGAGGAGCTTGTGGGTGTCTTCGTCGATGTTGCGCTGGCCAACGTCGTCGTAAGTGAAGTCAGATCCCATGAAGTAATCCGTCTTGGAACTCTTTCCGCTAATACGGCGCGTCTTTTTCATGGCGGGCAGGTAAAGCCACTTGTCGTCATCCTTGTTGATGTCGTCGTAATCGACCGTCAGGAATCCCGTGCCCTTCACGTCGTTGGGGTAGCGGAAGAACATAATCTGCTTAGTGTCTTTGCCCACGTCCATCGCAAACGAGGTAATCTTGCGTTCGCGCTTGGCCCCGCTCTTGTTGATGAGAGTCATCGAGAGTTCGGAACTGCGGGTGTCGCCATCGGGGCGGTCATGCACTTTTTGCACGATATCGCGGCCGGTCAATGTTTCTGCGCTCACCATGGCGCTCAAGGCGACAATAATTGTCGCGGCTGTTTTTGCGAATTTCATATTCATATTTTTCTCCTATTTTCCAAAAATCTTGAATTTCTTGATTAAAAGCGGTGTCACGAAGAGGTCTGCGAGCAATGCCGAGACAAGGCCGACAAACACCACGAAGCCGAAGTTGAACATCTGCGTTGCGGCCGAGGTGGTAAAGCCAGCGAAGGTCGCCACCATGATAATCGTCGTCATCACGAGGGCCGGCCCTGCCGTGCGGAATACGTTGAGAATCGATTCGCGATAATCGTGGGTGCGGTCAAATTCCACATGCCCGTGGTTGATGAAGTGAATCGTGTCGTCGACGGAAAGGCCGATAATCATCGGGATGAGCGTCGCCGTCATCATGTCAAGCGGAATGTTCGTGAGCCCAAGGTAGCCGCCCACGAAAATACCCGGCGCAATATTCGGAATCATGCCGATAAGGCCTGTACGGATGCTGCCGAAGACGATCATCAAAAGGACAGCCACGATGACTACAGAAATCAGGAACGACGTCATCTGGCCCACTTCCAGGTACTGCTGCATGGCGGTGAACTGCGGCAAGTTTCCTACGGCAGTCACCTTTGCATCCGGGTAAAGCTTGCGAGCGAAATTCTGCAAGTCCTCGATTTCCTTCTGGAGTTCGTTGGAGTTGTAGCTCGAAATTTCAATCATCAGGCGGAGTTTCCTGTAATCGTAATCCATCCAGTAGCTCGCTTCGCTGCCGCCCGCGTTTTCGTAGAGCAAAAGCAACTGAGCAACTTCTTCTTCCGTTTCGGGAATGGCGTATTTGTCCTGACGATTTTCGTTTAGCGTGCGGTCCAAATCCTTGACGATATCAAGAATCGAGGTGGAACGCTTGGTGAGCGGATACTTCCCAGCGTACTCCTGCAATTCATCGAGCTTTTTCAGGTTTTCGACTTCCTTGGCCTTGTCATTTGCGCCAAAGTCAATCACCAAGTCGTAAGAGTAGAAACTTCCGATTTCGGATTCTGCCACGTAGAGCATCTTGTTCACGTATTCGACCTTGCGGCCCATGGTGCGTTCCACGTCAAAGGCGGGTTCTATCTTGGTGAGCCCGAAAACAGAAATTGCAGTTACAACGGCGAATACGATGGCGATGGGCTTCCCGTGTCCGAGAACGAACTTGCCGATAGAATCGAGAATGAGTCCCATGCGCGTGTCGCCACGTTCAAGCACCTTGGCGTTCGGCTTCTTGTCTTTGCCGAAACTCAGGAGAATCGGCGAAACCGTCAGCGCCACGAGAAGAATGAATGCAATCGCAATCGACGAGAGAATGCCTACGGAGCGGATCGGCTTGAGCATCACTGAAAGGAAACTAAGCAACGCGACGATCGTGGTAAGGCCGGAGAACAGCACCGACCAGCCCGTTTCACGCATGGCGTAAAGCACCGATTCCTTGCGCTTGCCGGTAAGCATCATGTTCTTGCGGAAGAACGAATTGATGTGGATGTTGTATGCAATCGAAACGGCGAAGGCCAAAATCACGGGCACCATGATGTTGGTCGCATCCATATAAAGCCCGAGATAACCCACCAAGCCGAAGGTCATAATGACGCCCGCAAAAGTCGTAATCAATGGCGAAACGATTCCGCGGAGCGAACGCGTTACCAGGAACATCACGATGATGGCGCAGAGAATGGTGATGATGAAAATGCGGCCCATCTCTTCGCCGATGTATTTCAGTTTCTGGAAACTCAGGTAAGGCATGCCTGTAGCACGCGGGTGCAACGGAGCATACTTTTCCTTGGCGATGATTTCAGCCGTTTCGCGGCCCGTCTGCATGTCGGGCGCTTCTGCCTTCACGCCCTTCGCTTCGCCTTCGGCCTTCCACACTGAATCTTCGGGGAAGGGGCGCAGCTTGATGTTGATGAAGGCCTGCTTGCGGTCGCTCGAAATCAACTTCTTCGCCAGTTCCGGCTTGTCAGCCAGACGCTTTTCGATTTCGGCAAGTCCCGCCTCGTCCGTCGGAATTTCTTCGGGCACAATCTGCGTGATTTCCATGCCCTCTTCGGTGCCAAGCATGTATTCCAAATCGACAATCGAAGTCGCCTTGCCGTCGGAATACGAGAGGCTGTCGCGCAGTTCGTTCGAAAGTTCGCGCAAAAGCTTCAGGTTGTCCGGCGTCAAGATGGAATGGTCGCTTTCTACCAGCACGCCCACGAAGTAGTCGTTACCGAAAGTTTCCTTGAACTTGTCCGTTTCGACAAGCATCGGGTCGCCCTCGATAAAGTAGCTGTCCCACGAGGCTTCGACGTAGATTTTTTTCATGCCCACGATCGAAACCGCAAGCAAAACGACAAACGCCACCAGCAAAATGGCGCGGTGGTTGAGCAGGAATTCGCCAAAACGGCCGAATCGCTCGTTGATTCTTTCAATGTTGATCTTAGGTAAGCTCATTGAGTTCTCCTTTTTTGCGGTGCAAAAATAGGGATATGGGCCTAAAAATTCTACTCCAAATGGTTTTGCTCAAAACCGAATGGGTCCATGCAAAATAGGGTGCGCCTGCTTTTTTTAATGGCAGGGTTTTCTTATTTTTGTCCGATTTTTGGAGTAAAGATGCACGTGCGGGACGACTTTACGTCCAAATATGCCTGTTTTTCATAAAAATGGGCTTTTTCTGCTTCCACGAAGTCGTAAGAATTTATATTTCTATTGACATAATGAATTAGAGTAGTACTCTTGTTCCCTATCTGGAAATTCTGGTAAAATTTCTTGGGGCTTGCCCCTGCAACTTGGGAAGAAGACGAACACTCACACCGATCGGGTGTGGGTCGTTGGGTGTATGCCCACGGTGAGTTTTCGCTTACTGTCGTGCTTAAAGTTGCGGGTTTACCAGAGTCTCCAGATAAAAGCCGAACGACACCATGCCTTTTTTGTTTTCAAAAAAGTATGGCGTGATCAGCAATCGTCATTCTCGCGCAGGCGAGAATCTCGGCATCCTGAACAAGACCACTGCTCGCAGACTGCCTTTGGCAGAAAGGTGCGAAAGATGAAAAAGACAATTTTGGCTTTGGCTACCTTTTTTCTTTGTTCATGTAACATTGACTACGATACGGATAAATTGATTGGAACTAGTTTCGTTTATATTGGGGAATGTCCTAATTTATATGATTATCTTGATAGTGAAAATTCTTGTACAAAGTCTAATGATGAACATGCTTATTCATGCAAAAAATTAGAAGCCATGAAAAAGTATTTGAGAAAGGATGAAAAATGTAAGGAGAAATTGTTGTTGGAAGTCTTGGTGCATGGGTTTGCAATTGGATCGAGTCTGTATTTATTATCAAGGTAGCAAGTAAACTGGGAACAAAACTCAAAAAAAGTAATTCAAATGTTTGAAAGGTGTAATGATGAATTATCAAGATGCTTGGAACAAAATAGTTGAGAAAGAAAAAGATCTTTCTGGAAAAAAGGAAGAAGCAGTTCAAACAATGTGGGAATCCGTTATTCTCCGAGATTATTTAGAATATAAGAAAGATTGTATCAATTCTCAACGGAAAATTAGAATCGGTTCTACGGATAAAATTGCTGACATTGTCCTTTGCAAAGAAAATAAGGAAATGTGTATTGTAGAATTAAAAAGATTTGAATTGCACGAAGGCAGAAATCAGTTATTTTCATATCTTAAACAAATAGATCGTGTATCTATTGGCGTTCTTGTTTGCGATAAATTGTATGTCTATGACTATCAATATGGACGAGATGCTGAAAAGCAACCTTATGTAGAGATTTCTTTTGAAGAGAATAATTTAGATGGAATTTCTTTTGTAGAATTGTTTAATTCATCCAATTTTGACGAAAGAAAAATTAAAGAATGGATTGCAAAAAAGAATGAAGAACGTCAATTGCTAAAGCAAAAACAAAACAATTTTAACAAAAATGTTGCTCAAATAAAAAATGAAATAAATGATAGCCTTATTAAGGAATTGCTAAAGAAGTATTTCATAAATGAAAGAGGTTTTACAAAAGAAGAATTTGAAAAGGCTGATAGTGAACATAACCAGATTTCGCCACAACCTTTACTACGTAACCGTAGAAATACGGCAAATAAGCGGATGGAAAAATTTAAAGAATGGCTTACTGCACATAAATATTCTCCAAATGTGGCAAGCGGATATGCAAGTGCGGTTAATTATATTGAACAACACCAATGCAAATTAGGAAATAATATTGATATATGGAATGCATCAAAGGGAACCATTCGAGATTTAGTTCGTGATTATGATAGCGATGGTAAGTATGCTAAAATTGGTCTAGAAAGGCATGCCGCAATTAAGAATGGTCTTAAGCGATATTACGAATTTTTATCATAATGTGTGAGATGGTTTGAAAATGCCAGAATAAATCCTATGCCCAAAACAAAAACTACATCCGAGGATGCCGATATCAAACGTTTTGAAAAGTTCGTTAAAGAACTTCTCGGCAAGGATGATGCCGAACTCTTTTTAGAAAAATACGGTGAACAGTGGAATGAACGTATTGAGAGAGATGAACCTGAATTAGATTCGTTCGTCTTAAAGGCTATTGAATTTGACAATGCTTCGTGTGCAATCATTCTTATGAATGATTGGATGAGGTTCATGAACAAGGTGGAAAATTACGAAAAGTGGAAAAAGAATTCACCTGCACAAAAGCAAGATATCATAGAAGACTATTATTTTCAAATAAAGGCTGACTTCTTTCGCGCCAGTCTAGAAAAATATGGTGGACGCAAAGGCGTCGAAGATAAACTGTTGGCGTTGAATGGAATGTTGAGAAAAAAGAATTTCGAAGATGCGTCAAAACAGTCAAAAACTCTACTCAAAATATTAGACGATAATCCGTTTGTTTCAAATGAATCCTTCCAATATGTCTCTATTATGAACGAAATGGAATGGTTTGTTTATCAGCATTATAACAAATCGTCAAATTCTAATGTTAGGAACATTAACTTTATTTGTCCGGTAGAATACATTTATTTAGAGAATGCTGCCATTGCTTTTGAAATGAAAAAATATTCAGAAGCAGAAAAATATCTGAATGAGACACTGAAATGGAACCCGGTTTCCGCATATGGTTTGTGGTTTCTCGCTCGTGTGTATCTAGAGCGAAGGCAGTGGAAACAAAGCCTAGATACAATCATTCGAGGCCTAAAATATGCGTATCGTCCATCCCATTTTAGGGCGTTTTATGATGCTTTGATGTGTTATTTCGATGGCAGGAATTTGAACAAGGATGTTTTATGTTGTATTTATTTGAAAATGCAATATGCGTCTTCGGATAAAACCAGAAAGAATGTCGCTCAGGATTTTCAAATCTTTTCTAGATCAGAATGCGCAACAAATTTGCGTGTGAAAAAATTATGCGATGCGTATATTAAGCCCCTAGAGGAGCCGGGCAAACGAAATAATAGGACTGATAGTAAATCAAGCAAGCTGGTTGATGTTTCAATTGAAGATGTTCGTGAATCGTCCCGAAAATATGGATATCCAATGGAAGTGAATCCAAAGATAATCGAACTGGCAAAATCTTATCGTGAAAAAGCCGTTTGTGCTAAAGATAATCGCGAAGCAGAATATTTTCAAACTATACTTTCTGATTTAGAGAAATGTCGGGAACAGGCGAAAAGAATTTGCGTGGCAATATCTCGTCAAAGAAAATCAAAAATTGTGAGTTGATTTGAAAAGCCAGGCGTTGCGGGCTGGCGTATGAAGCCCGCTAGAAAGGGTAGCGGAAGACCCGCTAGGGTGGGCTTAAGAGATGCCCGACC
This genomic interval carries:
- a CDS encoding RND family transporter: MSLPKINIERINERFGRFGEFLLNHRAILLVAFVVLLAVSIVGMKKIYVEASWDSYFIEGDPMLVETDKFKETFGNDYFVGVLVESDHSILTPDNLKLLRELSNELRDSLSYSDGKATSIVDLEYMLGTEEGMEITQIVPEEIPTDEAGLAEIEKRLADKPELAKKLISSDRKQAFINIKLRPFPEDSVWKAEGEAKGVKAEAPDMQTGRETAEIIAKEKYAPLHPRATGMPYLSFQKLKYIGEEMGRIFIITILCAIIVMFLVTRSLRGIVSPLITTFAGVIMTFGLVGYLGLYMDATNIMVPVILAFAVSIAYNIHINSFFRKNMMLTGKRKESVLYAMRETGWSVLFSGLTTIVALLSFLSVMLKPIRSVGILSSIAIAFILLVALTVSPILLSFGKDKKPNAKVLERGDTRMGLILDSIGKFVLGHGKPIAIVFAVVTAISVFGLTKIEPAFDVERTMGRKVEYVNKMLYVAESEIGSFYSYDLVIDFGANDKAKEVENLKKLDELQEYAGKYPLTKRSTSILDIVKDLDRTLNENRQDKYAIPETEEEVAQLLLLYENAGGSEASYWMDYDYRKLRLMIEISSYNSNELQKEIEDLQNFARKLYPDAKVTAVGNLPQFTAMQQYLEVGQMTSFLISVVIVAVLLMIVFGSIRTGLIGMIPNIAPGIFVGGYLGLTNIPLDMMTATLIPMIIGLSVDDTIHFINHGHVEFDRTHDYRESILNVFRTAGPALVMTTIIMVATFAGFTTSAATQMFNFGFVVFVGLVSALLADLFVTPLLIKKFKIFGK
- a CDS encoding outer membrane lipoprotein-sorting protein — translated: MNMKFAKTAATIIVALSAMVSAETLTGRDIVQKVHDRPDGDTRSSELSMTLINKSGAKRERKITSFAMDVGKDTKQIMFFRYPNDVKGTGFLTVDYDDINKDDDKWLYLPAMKKTRRISGKSSKTDYFMGSDFTYDDVGQRNIDEDTHKLLREEKVDGIDCWVVESVPKKGDEIFSKKISWIRKDCLIAAKVEYYDKLGKLHRSLKVENVVQVDGFWSIAKMSMENVQTNHKTLLEFGDIKFNIPLDAKTFTVPRLERGL
- a CDS encoding lipopolysaccharide assembly protein LapB — protein: MRWFENARINPMPKTKTTSEDADIKRFEKFVKELLGKDDAELFLEKYGEQWNERIERDEPELDSFVLKAIEFDNASCAIILMNDWMRFMNKVENYEKWKKNSPAQKQDIIEDYYFQIKADFFRASLEKYGGRKGVEDKLLALNGMLRKKNFEDASKQSKTLLKILDDNPFVSNESFQYVSIMNEMEWFVYQHYNKSSNSNVRNINFICPVEYIYLENAAIAFEMKKYSEAEKYLNETLKWNPVSAYGLWFLARVYLERRQWKQSLDTIIRGLKYAYRPSHFRAFYDALMCYFDGRNLNKDVLCCIYLKMQYASSDKTRKNVAQDFQIFSRSECATNLRVKKLCDAYIKPLEEPGKRNNRTDSKSSKLVDVSIEDVRESSRKYGYPMEVNPKIIELAKSYREKAVCAKDNREAEYFQTILSDLEKCREQAKRICVAISRQRKSKIVS
- a CDS encoding type I restriction enzyme HsdR N-terminal domain-containing protein, which produces MMNYQDAWNKIVEKEKDLSGKKEEAVQTMWESVILRDYLEYKKDCINSQRKIRIGSTDKIADIVLCKENKEMCIVELKRFELHEGRNQLFSYLKQIDRVSIGVLVCDKLYVYDYQYGRDAEKQPYVEISFEENNLDGISFVELFNSSNFDERKIKEWIAKKNEERQLLKQKQNNFNKNVAQIKNEINDSLIKELLKKYFINERGFTKEEFEKADSEHNQISPQPLLRNRRNTANKRMEKFKEWLTAHKYSPNVASGYASAVNYIEQHQCKLGNNIDIWNASKGTIRDLVRDYDSDGKYAKIGLERHAAIKNGLKRYYEFLS
- a CDS encoding DUF1302 family protein, whose amino-acid sequence is MSKIWWLAIGVAAATAVAQESPFQFNGFVDTYHAVQTQHPHDFTTSRTRLRAELRVDYENAYLFTSLNGVHNSILEDRTGVQLQEAYFNYQNDFLEIRAGRQIVVWGVADGLRVTDLISPVDYTEFMSSDYDDMRMAVDGFRIKYPGERVNAEIVYVPVSRYFQMPMQEENPWRPELPEKASIDFPDGPDAKFKNGDFGTRVSFFLSNLDFSISALHTHNQSPVTVVGYDPVKDSIVIHGIHETMTMIGGDLSMPVGEFVLRAEIAEYFGEALGYANNLDYARKNTFNALGGIDWYAGDNWTFMVQYLHKYIADYSDKLAAEKNSSEMTFRISKELLNNTLKLSLYGMFDIDNLAYYARVSGDYSVTDQVMISLGYDHFGGKRGQLAGYDKNREVWAKAKYYF